The following is a genomic window from Carassius gibelio isolate Cgi1373 ecotype wild population from Czech Republic chromosome B20, carGib1.2-hapl.c, whole genome shotgun sequence.
CCATCTAGAGAAAAGACACAGCCTGCTCTGAAACGTTCTGATGTCAACCCACCTGACATACAAAAAGTAATTGCATACTTCTTTGAGACTCAGACCCTTCTCTGGGCGGTTCCCACGATCCAACAATGAAGTGGATTATGAGACATGGCATTCCAATGTGGAACTTCTCCTTAAAGACACAACACAGTCTGATCTTTACAGGTCACGGAAGCTTCTTGAAAGTCTCTTATCACCTGCTATCGATATTGTGAAGCACCTGACACCTGAATCTCCTCTTAAAGCATACTTGGAAATCTTGGACTCCGCTTTTGGCACTGTCGAGGACGGAGATGACCTCTTCGCAAAGTATCTTAACACAATGCAAGATAACAGTGAGAAACCCTCAGCTTATCTACAACGGCTGCAGGTGATGCTGAACACCTTGACCGGCATCTTCTCAAACAGTTTGTCAGAGGCTGCTGGGACAACCTCTTGATAGCTGAACTCCAGCtagaacaaaagaaacaaaacccACCTACCTTTGCTGAACTTCTCCTGCTACTACGCACAGCAGAAGATAAGCATACTTCCAAAGCATCCCGCATGAAACGGCACTTCAATATTGCAAAGCCAAGAGTGTCGTCTTATTATCAAGGTATTTATGTGCAGAGTGAAGAAGACTGCAATCCATCTCAGCCAGCGCTTGATCACAGGTCCGAAATCCAAGACCTAAAGAAACAAATAGCTGATTTACAGTCCCAGCTCACACGTATCACACAGAAAGATGGTAGAAAGGCTAAATCAGCTGCCAAACCAGTAGCTCCCCAAACAGCTATCACTCCGGCATCTCAAAGGCTGCACCACAGCCGAGATGTAAACAACAACACAAGCAATAGACCAAAGCCCTGGTATTGCTCTAGATGTGGAGAGGACGGACACATTAAGCCTCAGTGTGAAAATGAGCCGAACCCATCTCTCGTAGCTGAAAATAGGAAGCAGCTAAGAGAAAAGCAGTTAGCATGGGATATGGCAAATGGCGCTTCAAAGCCTGATCATTTAAACTAGACCCAGTTCCGGTTGTGGGACAAACGGGGACTGGAACACAGACAAAGTGTCCCAAAAAGAAGCTGCACAGAGCCCGTGTGTactctcacacacaaaaacagacagtGACCCTGCCAAAAGGGCTGATTGGAGCCAAGTGCACTGCACAAGTGACCATAGATGACAAAGACTGCAGATGCCTGTTGGATTCAGGCTCTCAAGTAACAACGATCCCCAACTCTTTCTATCTAGAAAACCTGTCTCACTTACCTATGAATTCCTTGAATGACCTGCTTGAGGTGGAAGGAGCCATCGGTCAAAGTGTTCCTTACCTTGGCTATGTTGAGGCCACCATCAGATTCCCAAAGAGCTTGCTTGGAGCGGACACTGAGGTGCCCACACTAGTTTTGGTTGTACCTGACATGCGCTCCACCTTGTCATCAGTGCTTATAGGCACAAATACTTTGGATGTTCTTTATGAAAAGTATGCAGATATTGCACCTCAGAACTGAGTCTCTTCCTTACGGATACAAAGTTGTCTTAAAGACCCTTGAAATCAGGAAAAGGCAGTCTGTTGATTCCAGTCTAGGAGAGGCGAGGCTTCATAGTAGGGACTTTGAGACTATTGCAGCTGGACAGACCAAAGTCCTTGAAGGATCAGTGAGCCGCAGGACAACTGATGTTGAAAAATGGGTGATGGTAGAGTCATCAAAGTCATCTTCCCTGCCAGGTGGCATTCTGGTGACAGATAGCTTGGTAAGCCTTACACCAAAACTATCACGCTGCATACCAGTCATGCTCAAGAATGAGTCACATAGCAGAGATACACGCTGTCAAGAGCGTTCAATCAATTAAGAACCCTGACCCAGACCTTCCCACAAAACCTGACCAAAAATTAAATCTCAACCTTGACTTCACTGACTCTCCTGTACCCAATGAGTGGAAAGAGAGGATAACTGAGAAATTAAGTTCCATGCCGGAGGTATTTGCACTGCACGAGCTTGATTTTGGTCGCACTGACAAAATAAAACACCATACAACCCTCAATGACGAGACAACATTCAAACATAGACCAAGACCTATACACCCTCAAGATATAGAGGCTGTGCGTAACCATCTCCAGCAACTCCTGGATGCAGAAGTCATCCGTGAATCGGAATCACCCTTCTCCTCGCCGATTGTTGTCGTCAGGAAAAAGAATGGCGACGTCAGACTCTGCATAGACTACAGAAAGTTGAACGCCCAAACAGTAAAAGATTCATATGCCTTACCTGATCTTGAGGAGTCATTCTCGGCGTTGACTGGGTCCAGGTGGTTCTCAGTGCTCGATCTTAAATCAGGATTCTATCAAATAGAGATGGAGGAAGCAGACAAACAAAAACCGCATTCGTCTGCCCACTAGGATTATTCGAGTTCAACAGGATGCCTCAGGGGATAACTAACGCCCCTAGCACATTCCAGAGGCTTATGGAGCGCTGTATGGGAGAGTTGAACTTGAAGCAAGCCCTAGTTTTTCTTGATGAAAAGACTACTCACAGATTGTGAAGCCACTCAACGAGCTCACTGCTGGCTATCTGCCACTGAGAAAGCACAGTAAAACCACAGAGAACCGTGAGAAATACTACAACCCAAAGGACCTCTTTGGTGACAGATGGACGCCTGCTTGTCAGGCAGCGTTCGACACCATAATTGAAAAACTGACAACAGCACCCATCCTCGGGTTTGCTGATCCCAAGCTCCCCTACATATTACACACAGATGCGAGCACCTCGGGACTTGGTGCTGCCCTTTACCAGGAGCAAGAGGGACAGAAGCGAGTTGTTGCCTATGCAAGTCGAGGTCTGTCGAAATGTGAGTCCAGGTATCCTGCGCACAAATTAGAATTCCTTGCCCTTAAATGGGCAGTGACAGAGAAATTCCAGGATTACCTATACGGGAATACATTCCTTGCTGTCACCGATAGCAATCCATTAACTTATATTCTTACCTCTGCTAAGCTCGACGTCACAAGTTATAGATGGTTAGCCGCTCTGTCGACATTTGATTTCCAGCTACAATACAGAGCCGGTAAGCAAAATCAAGACGCAGACTGGCTGTCCAGGCGTCCCCACGGCAGATTACCTGATGACATATCATCGCAAAAAGAGTTGGAGAGGatacaacaattcacaaaaagaCACTTGTCAGAGGCTGATTATGCACACCTAGAcgaaaacacaatcaaagctatcTGTGAGAAGCATTTGGTTCGCCAAGTGGTCAACAATCACTCTGGGGAAGCATCACCCAACACCACCTTGGTTGTGTCACTTGCCCACCATCCAAAGGCTCCCCCTCACGGACACCAGCTAAGTTAAGAGATAAGCAAAATGCTGATCCCTGTATCCGTGAAGTACTCAGGCAAGTGGAGTTAAAAGCGAAACCCCCACCATCCTTGAGGAAGGAACTTCCTGAGCTTGGTCTCTTATTAAGAGAGTGGGACAAACTTATAGTCTTAGATGGTGTCTTGTATCGCAAGCGGCAAGAGGGTGCTCAGACTCACTACCAGCTATTGCTCCCCGAAGTCCTGAGATCCTTAGTCCTCAAGAGTCTCCATGACGACATGGGCCACATGGGTGCAGAGCGCACCCTAGATCTCGTCCGGAAGCGTTTCTATTGGCCCAAAATGTCAGCCGAGGTGGAAACTAAGGTCAAAACCTGCAACCGCTGCATACGACGTAAGACTATGCCCGAGAAAGCCGCACCACTCATCAACATCATCGCTACAAGACCACTCGAACTTGTGTGCATGGATTTTCTCAGTGTGGAGCCGGACTCCAGTAACACCAAAGACATTCTGGTCATTACCGACCATTTTACAAAATATGCAGTGGCCGTCCCCACCCCGAATCAGAAAGCCAAGACAGTGGCCAAGAGCCTGTGGGACCACTTTTTCATCCATTATGGCATCCCTGAAAAACTCCACAGTGACCAAGGTCCCGACTTTGAGTCCCGAACAATAAAAGAACTGTGTGAGCTTATTGGCACTCAAAAGATAAGAACCACCCCTTACCATCCGAGAGGGAATCCTGTAGAACGTTTCAACAAGACCCTGCTCAACATGTTGGGGACCCTCAAGAATCAGAAAAAGAGTCACTGGCGGGATTACGTCAAACCATTAGTACGCGCTTATAATTGTACTGAAAATGAGACAACTGGTTTTACACCTTACAAGTTAATGTTCGGGCGTCAGCCAAGATTGCCAGTTGACCTAGCCTTTGGCCTACCAGTCAATCACCATCCAGGCTCACACTCGCAATATGTTCGCAACCTGAAATCTCAACTTGAAGACAGTTACAAAATAGCAACTGAGAATGCTAAAAAGACAGCCAGTCGCAACAAAGCGAGGTTTGACAAGCATGTTGTTGACTCCACCTTGAAGGAAGGCGACAGAGTCTTGGATCGAAACGTCCGCCTTAGAGGCAAGCACAAGCTAGCCGACAGGTGGGAATCCGATGTGTATGTTGTCCAGAGACAATTTGGAGATGTCCCAGTATATGTTGTGAGGCCTGAGACAAGAGATGGTCCACAAAGAACTCTTCATCGTGACCTCCTGCTACCGTGCGGTTTCCTTCCTGTGACCTTGATCGAAAGTGAAACTTACCCATCAATGGCAGTGAGAAGACCAAGAACTTGACAACATCCTAAAAATGACATTTCAGATGGAGCTGATGGGGATGAATCACTATGATAGACACAGAAACCTAAGAGTGGAAATACTGGGTTTTGACCCGATCCCTGAACCCATAGAACACTTACCAGAAAGGATTGAACCGGAACCCTCCAAAAAGTTTGCTGCTGTTAAGCAAGATCCTTCAGACATAGCCAAAGCTTTTCCTGAGGATGTTCCAGTAGAGACTTGTGATATGAACTTACCTGATCCTGCAGACTGTGACTTACCTGATCCTGGAAATAATGACTTACCTGACACTGAAGAAAGCAGCACAACCGCTGAACAGGAAACTGAAAACCTACCTGAGGAAGACCTGGATAATGTCCATCTTTCTACTCAACCTGTTCAGGAGGGCATAGAAAACACAAGTGTTATGGAACAAACTGACATCCAGGCACAAGGTGACTGTTCTAGAAGACCTATCAGAGAGAGAAAAGCAACTAAAAGACTGACTTACCCTGAGCTAGGGAACCTGTTGGTTACAATAGTTCAGTCCTTATTTCAAACCTTGAGTGATGTGTTTACAGATTCCCTTAAAGAGCCTAGCTTTCCAAAACCCCCTAGTGTTATGACAGTATAGATTCAGAATGCACAGGGACGTGCATTACGTAAAGAGGGGAGGATGTAACCCATGTTAAAATATGAcataattaaaatgctaattaaagttaattaaatgtagttaattaaaaatattaatacgaCAATTTAATGTTAAGATTAAAAGTATACCGACAGAAAATTCATGTCACTGCCCCTTTAAGGGACTAGTGACGCTAGATACAGCACTTCAGTGACGTTGCAGCAGAGGAGAAATCGGAGAgaatgagctgtgtttaataagcagagAAAAGAGTGAAAAAGTTGATTTTGTTGTTGAAAAAACATAACTTGCCTGGTCGGGAACTGACAGGGATTTTATGGGAACTAAGCCACACCAGTTTTGGTGagtttttcagttgttttctcaCATTTTGCCATgaggtactttttttttctttccaattGTTTCTCCGGCGGAGAGCTAACGTTAAAACGTAGCTGTTTACATAGAAATGTTTGGTCATAAACTGTTTACCAGTTAATATTTTAGGGTTATGGAAACTCTGAATGttataaatgtgaatgtatgCTTTGTAAATGAGAGATGTGTATGGTAGTTGTGTGAGGAATGGAGCCGTGAGTTAAAAGAAATCGCTCCGCCACCATTTTTGATGTGAAAAAGCACCGTAGCAGTAACGTTACAACTCAGAGACTGAAACATTCATTTGTTTAATTTGAGGATTTAAAAAGAGATTTATTGTGTTTATGACTTGTTACACAGGTCAGGTTTTTCTGCTTGGTTTGAAGCTTGGTCGGAGCGAAGATTGGTCTGCTGTTTGCACGTATGCACATGCACAGACGGGATTCAAGATGGCGAGCCAGACCCAGACTTTCAACTCATCTTCTCCATCGCATCAGTGAGGAAATCTCCTGTATATGGTagccagggggcaaggaactcgaccggaagttgaagtcgggtgggggctgccatcttttagcagaacttcacttgcgttagcattcccattgactcccattcattttgggcgtcactttgacagcgaatatctttacatctgaggcgtttaaagactccgtttgtccattatttatttctaaagatacacgacaatgtataaagggctccattaccttctttgttacattatggccccgtataaacagtttttgtaaaaaataggctaacaattgcgtcataaccactcgtctctctatcgcattaccgtacagacaggaggagaagctcgcaggcaattaacttaatatggcgtactggcattacattttaaaagactatacaaaataattaatcagaatacttactcctgctcactcacgacaaagaactccccgctcaagctcgccgtctctgcaagattaacggtggcagtttgcacgcacagccacttagaagatttacatctgtcagacaggttgctgacgtcgtcaagcttcatttgagtctgcgcgtcagaaacagaaTGGgcaaaaatgggcttcacttgtctcaattgagttccaatggggtcgctgtgtccatttcttttactgtctatgatggtAGCTCGCTGCCAGAGTGGTAGGAGAATCAGGAATTGATTTTGAATTGAACTGGAAACCGATTGAACTATTATTTTTGGACTGAATCGAACGGAAACTTTTCATTGAACTGAATAATTGAACCCACATTTGGACTTGAACTTATGTTAAAGTGtcatacttttattttcatattgagtTCATATGTTTGAATGTGATTTGAAATGCTTGTGGTCCACTTTGATTTGTTTGTGTAAACTGAAGGTATTTTCTTACCtgtaaaagaaagggaaaaagagTTAACTCAGGAAAAAATAGGAATTCTAAAATAAGTTCAACCTAGGAAAAGACCGGTCTAACTTAGATTAGCCTGACTAAATAACTTAGGTGAACTAAAGAACAAAAAGAaagtgaaatacattttcatttattatacttaCCTCAATACGAAGAATCTgcaggttattttattttattttatttattatttttttttgctgtttgtttgtttactgtatattctatgtgtGTTTTGCATTCAGTCAATTGCCGGCCTTTTGTATTTAAAGCAACGGTCTCtggtgtaattattattatttttatttttttttgctccccACTCCTTAGAACTTAGAACTGGTCCGGTGGCACTGTAAGTGGTGTGATCCCGGTGTTAaacatagcagattgtcatcactcaatggctggatgtctaagtggtgcccacagaataacataggtttcatagataATTGGAccagcttttggggcagacctgatctgttgaaaagagatggtcttcatccctcctggggtggcgtcactcttctctctagaaatatggcaaatagtcttagtgtttatacttgactaactggggcccaggtcaggaagcagacagactggctaaaccgaccgtctgctagctgcctcccatcacagaggtcagttaattctcagcacatagagactctttcacctagatatcacactatagagactgtgtctgttccccaaactagaaatGGCAAAAAATGTCCAAGCCAAGTTAAGATtgacaatttaattgaggttcaacaaatacaaaacagaagcaatatggataaacaaatgataaagcttggcttattgagtatcagatccctttctacgaaaacactttttgcaatgtgtaatttctttgcatctcctttcgaatacaacattcaaattactagacaaaaaaattatatcctgAGAAAAGTGTATTTTGAGGGGTATACCGCCATTGACCTCCATTCATTCTGCACTCGTCCTGTGAGCGCCCTCATATGGAATCAGAGTGGAACTGCAACCAGTTCAGAAGCCGGAAGTGTAGTGAGAGTGAAACTTCTCACCATATTAGACATTATCTGCTTTGGGACAGTTTACGCCGTGATGCTGTGACACAATCACACTTCACATCCGCACTTCGGAGTCCATGCGCTTAAGTTTGGGACACACCAATTGTCTGCAAAAAGCCCACAAGACAACCCCCCCCACCCCTTCTTTCCGTCTatcattaaactttttttccaaagctctataaaatattaaaatataacttcTTAAACTTCACTtcccatatttaaataaatatgcatgtaaaGGGAAATATTCACCATTCAGACACTGGTGCCTCCATGACACGGAAACTAGTAGACCGTGGAGAGATTGGTCAGAGTGTACAAAGTGCTGTTGTCTGATCAAACATCTTCCCTGTCAGTACATAGCAGCACACATCAGtagagagacagagacatgagCAATTCATGTAAGTTTACCTTTGTTTCTTTTAGTTTTGAGTCTTTAACTTAGTTGTTCAGTTAATTTGCcactgaaacttaaaaaaaatatgttgtaaatgTTTACTCACAAGATGTTTTGTACAACTAAAGAATAAATGTGACGTTTGCTTTAACTGAAGATATTTGTAAATTTTGATATAGCTGAAACCAAGTATAAATAGTTCAAATTAAACAGCTTCACTACGCATTCCCAAATCTAAGTGCAGTTTGCATATAAGTAAATTTTAAAAGTTGATTACatcttaaatgttattatattaaaacCGTGGAATCTAACTCTATCTTAAATGTCTAAGTGAGTTACAAAATGGCTCATAGttaaataatatatcatatattataataatatttatataacagaAACTAAATGaagttattttaactttaaaaaaattcagaagaaaaaaaaaaataggaagaaatgtaaaacaaaatgtaagtgGTCCTTTCCATGGCAACACTTGGCACTGGGCAGTTAATAGGTTGTTCTGAGCGTTTACAATTGAGCCAACACCCATGTCACCCAAAGCTTGTTGATGAGATATGGCTTGTACATTTTTGCTATACAGTTGCTAGGGTTTGGCAAGATGCCAAGCTGCCAGTGTGATACTTCCAGAGTGCTTGGTTGACTGAATTAAATGAGCCCATCCTTGTTTCAATATGGGCACTATGGGCCCCAAGTGATACCAGACCTCTCCTCTATAAGAATTTGACAAACTGTTCATTACAATGTGACAAACAGTGTGGGATGAGTTATGCACTGAAGTTTTGTCTCGGAAAAAGTAGGCTATAGTACACCACTAAGTTGAACAGAAATCCCAATATGAtggtatattttacataaaaacaagtaaaaaataaacttagaatttaattgaatatttcTTTACATATGTAACAAAAATGGTAAAATTATTGAAATTTACCATTTTTAGCTGAAGATCTCCTGATCATCTATGAGGCAGAGGCCGAGCAGTGGGCATCATACCTGCACTTCCATCTGGTAGGGCCAATTCCTGAGGCTGGCATCTGTTGTTATGATATTGCTTTGGTGACAAGTCGCCAGGATGACTTCCTGCGACTTAGTGGATACAAATGTAAGCTGCTTATCCTGTCGCGTGGCATGCTGGAGGGGCTATGCCAGCTCCGGCGGTACTTTCTGAATCGTGTATTACGACCAGAGACAAGTGTGGTGATTCTCTTATGTGGAGTGGAAAGCTTGGATCCTCTGCTAGAGCTGGTTCCACTAAAGAGAGAGCAGTGTCTCCAAATCTCCAGCGAGCAGGAGCCCCGGGACTATCAACTTGCTGTGGCAGAGATTGTTCACAAAGGTAAGAAAGTTTGGGAAGTTTTGGAATTGGGttgacaacaaaaaacaaaaatgtagattTGATACATAACATATACATTacataacatttaacatttaaataagttTCAGTAACACTGTATTCccttaaagtttattattattattattattttacaattccaTTCTAAATATGTGCATGCACTTGTACTCTTTATACATtacacatatataatttattgtaattttatctATACTATATTTAGTctttacagaaaatatatttattttagactGGAAAAAAACAAGCCACAaagtgcattttgtaatatatattgacATTTGAAGGTAAAacctatatatacatatgtgtgagtgtgtgtttgtgtgtgtgtgtgtgtgtgtgtatgtgtgtgtgtccaatcATGTACCAAGCCAAAAACAAGCCTTTTACCTTAGCCAGTTCTTCTGGAATTTTCAGTTGACTGACTCTATAGAAGTTAAACATGAGATAGAATTTGTTTTGGGTATATGGATAACAGGCAGTCTTTGTTCTGATTAATCAATTGTTTGTTCCAAAGCAAATGGTTTTGGCTGA
Proteins encoded in this region:
- the LOC127984268 gene encoding B-cell scaffold protein with ankyrin repeats-like, translating into MSNSSEDLLIIYEAEAEQWASYLHFHLVGPIPEAGICCYDIALVTSRQDDFLRLSGYKCKLLILSRGMLEGLCQLRRYFLNRVLRPETSVVILLCGVESLDPLLELVPLKREQCLQISSEQEPRDYQLAVAEIVHKGGQEAAEDGLSLQKLKIQKKLSSGALVTNQSLLVLPSRVPCEVRHTKVSFL